One Fusobacterium ulcerans DNA segment encodes these proteins:
- a CDS encoding toxin-antitoxin system YwqK family antitoxin, with protein sequence MKKVFIILLLLLVVFITVSGTERNEEYYNVEVREDKLLYKKEESKPYTGIMSVSEGDKIIKKQVYNEGKLNSEKGYHENGTIKWESTGYKDGKLDGISRIYYDSGQLKMETNYKDGEKDGMEKGYQENGKIIAELNYKKDCLHGTSKFYDKNGNLEHEQNYKEYVLHGTEKIYENGKVILEREYKDGEIVSSKNISE encoded by the coding sequence ATGAAAAAAGTTTTTATAATATTATTGCTGTTATTGGTGGTCTTTATCACTGTTTCTGGAACAGAAAGAAATGAAGAATATTATAATGTAGAAGTGAGAGAAGATAAGCTTTTATATAAAAAGGAAGAGAGCAAACCATATACTGGAATAATGAGTGTAAGTGAAGGGGATAAAATAATAAAGAAGCAGGTTTATAATGAAGGGAAATTAAATTCAGAAAAGGGATATCATGAAAATGGAACTATAAAATGGGAGTCTACAGGATACAAAGATGGTAAATTAGATGGAATAAGCAGAATATATTATGATAGTGGACAGCTTAAAATGGAAACAAACTACAAAGATGGAGAAAAGGATGGGATGGAAAAAGGCTATCAGGAGAATGGAAAAATAATAGCAGAGTTGAATTACAAGAAAGACTGCCTTCATGGAACATCAAAATTTTATGACAAAAATGGTAATTTAGAGCATGAGCAAAATTACAAAGAGTATGTACTTCATGGTACAGAAAAAATATATGAAAATGGAAAAGTAATTTTAGAGAGAGAATATAAAGATGGTGAAATTGTATCAAGTAAAAATATAAGTGAATAA
- a CDS encoding TonB-dependent receptor, with protein MYKKIGILALILSSTIYAEEVQSTKLNESVISTENFETSVRDTAANISIVTAKEIEKTGAKNLVDALKNVPGIFVKHYAGGIKFDIRGLNSMYSDRNALITLDGVPVTSAQVSNIPIETIERIEVIPGGGGILYGDKAIGGIVNIISKSALDKKNYGTVYSQFGSNSEHKVGFNYGTKLTDRLITEVGYTDYDSDGWRRGEKFDKKEGRFKAKYLLDDGEIEFKYNHSDNKTYKGIAVPSYILDDDRRNPGSLSKGKNKSNDYYLKWKQNLSEDTEFLIYGNYYENKKWLFNKSKNSFYRDGDEVRKYVKAQIKHTYLPESYFIAGIDILQDEVKPYDTSAKWNGSLGRYVKSGDSTKDGFGIFALNKYSTGKFQFTQGIRYDYADYDFYWRNASLNASDKRGTRDNAKYNDYSFELSANYLYSETGSTYLTYTRSFRTPTAGEIYYTRNSERLDPQLQDTIELGIKDFFANTYVSASTFYKMTHDEIYSTIPPEFTGMVNYNIGNSERIGAEVYAEHYIGDLTLKSSVTYLHHKVISGKYSGSKIPSVPNWKLTFGAGYDFNSNFSVGADAIYAGNTYDLDDIANDRKEDTGEYFTVDIFSQYKFDNGISLTFRINNVFDEKYNEYAGFWDDSKYGIDQRHYYPAIGRTYTAGISYSF; from the coding sequence ATGTACAAAAAAATTGGAATTTTAGCTTTGATTCTAAGCTCTACTATTTATGCTGAAGAAGTTCAAAGTACAAAGCTTAATGAAAGTGTTATCTCGACTGAAAACTTTGAAACAAGTGTAAGAGATACAGCAGCAAATATCTCTATTGTCACAGCAAAAGAGATTGAAAAAACTGGTGCAAAAAATCTTGTTGATGCTCTTAAAAATGTTCCTGGTATCTTTGTTAAACATTATGCTGGGGGAATAAAATTTGACATAAGAGGACTGAATTCAATGTACAGTGACAGAAATGCCCTGATTACACTTGATGGAGTTCCTGTGACATCTGCACAAGTATCAAATATTCCAATAGAAACTATTGAAAGAATTGAGGTAATCCCAGGTGGAGGAGGTATTCTCTATGGAGATAAAGCTATTGGAGGTATAGTTAATATTATCAGTAAATCAGCTCTTGATAAAAAAAATTATGGAACTGTCTACTCTCAATTTGGAAGCAACAGTGAACATAAAGTAGGATTCAATTATGGAACTAAACTTACAGACAGACTTATTACAGAAGTAGGATATACAGACTATGATTCTGATGGTTGGAGAAGAGGAGAGAAGTTTGATAAAAAAGAGGGGCGTTTTAAAGCTAAATACCTATTAGATGATGGAGAAATAGAATTTAAATACAATCACTCAGATAACAAAACATATAAAGGAATAGCTGTTCCAAGCTATATTCTTGATGATGACAGAAGAAATCCCGGAAGTCTTTCTAAGGGTAAAAATAAAAGTAATGATTACTATTTAAAATGGAAGCAAAACCTTTCAGAAGATACAGAGTTTTTGATATATGGAAACTATTATGAGAATAAAAAATGGCTTTTTAACAAAAGTAAAAACTCTTTCTACAGAGATGGGGATGAAGTAAGAAAATATGTGAAAGCTCAAATTAAACATACATATCTTCCAGAAAGCTATTTTATAGCTGGTATAGATATACTGCAAGATGAAGTGAAACCTTATGATACTTCAGCTAAATGGAATGGATCTCTTGGAAGGTATGTAAAAAGTGGCGACTCAACTAAAGATGGTTTTGGTATCTTTGCTTTGAATAAATATTCTACTGGCAAATTCCAATTTACTCAAGGAATAAGATATGATTATGCAGATTATGACTTCTATTGGAGAAATGCCTCTCTTAATGCTTCTGACAAGAGAGGAACTAGAGACAACGCAAAATATAATGACTATTCTTTTGAGCTAAGTGCAAATTATCTATACTCTGAAACTGGTTCTACATACCTTACATACACAAGATCTTTCAGAACTCCTACTGCTGGAGAAATTTATTATACTCGTAATTCAGAAAGACTTGATCCTCAGCTTCAGGATACTATCGAGCTTGGTATAAAAGATTTCTTTGCTAATACTTATGTATCTGCTTCTACATTCTATAAAATGACCCATGATGAAATATATTCAACTATTCCTCCTGAATTTACTGGAATGGTAAACTACAATATAGGGAACAGTGAAAGAATAGGAGCTGAAGTTTATGCTGAACACTATATAGGTGATCTGACTTTGAAATCTTCAGTGACATATCTGCATCATAAAGTTATAAGTGGAAAATACAGTGGAAGCAAAATACCGAGCGTTCCCAACTGGAAGCTGACTTTTGGAGCTGGATATGACTTCAACAGCAATTTCTCTGTAGGAGCTGATGCTATCTATGCTGGAAACACATATGATCTAGATGATATAGCTAATGACAGAAAAGAGGATACTGGAGAATATTTTACAGTGGATATATTCTCACAATATAAATTTGATAATGGAATATCTCTTACATTTAGAATCAACAATGTATTTGATGAAAAATATAATGAATATGCCGGATTCTGGGATGACAGTAAATACGGTATAGATCAAAGACATTATTACCCTGCTATTGGGAGAACATATACTGCTGGCATAAGCTACTCGTTTTAA